A genomic region of Elaeis guineensis isolate ETL-2024a chromosome 9, EG11, whole genome shotgun sequence contains the following coding sequences:
- the LOC105052017 gene encoding transcription factor VIP1, producing the protein MDPTGHPPPNPRFGSIPPNPRGAAAGHRRAYSETFLPLPDDLLFDTDPDFGISDIDFPCLSDDSLSAGGGLPPVDPGRSDPPAVDQGRGGRPTPTAGTHLRSLSVDAAFFEGLAFQGAPPSSGGGGGGGGVQDRRGLHRRSGSMDGATSLFERESSPASSDPAKKAVAAEKLADLALIDPKRAKRILANRQSAARSKERKIRYTSELERKVQTLQTEATTLSAQLTLLQRDTTGLTAENRELKLRLQSMEQQAHLRDALNEALREEVQRLKIATGQLPNINGNRFNWGPQQSVPPYHQSGHQAQHRPSPSQSSPNGQSMSSSSLNDPMDFM; encoded by the exons ATGGACCCGACCGGGCACCCTCCGCCCAACCCCCGCTTCGGCTCGATTCCCCCCAACCCTCGCGGTGCCGCCGCCGGCCACCGGCGAGCCTACTCCGAGACCTTTCTTCCCCTCCCCGACGACCTTCTATTCGACACTGACCCCGACTTCGGCATCTCCGACATCGACTTCCCCTGCCTCTCAGATGACAGCCTCTCCGCAGGTGGCGGCCTTCCGCCAGTCGACCCAGGGAGGTCGGATCCGCCGGCGGTCGACCAGGGGAGGGGGGGAAGGCCCACGCCCACAGCGGGTACTCACCTCAGGAGCCTCTCTGTCGATGCCGCGTTCTTCGAGGGGCTGGCGTTCCAGGGGGCGCCTCCTAGCAGTGGCGGAGGTGGCGGTGGCGGCGGGGTGCAGGACAGGAGAGGCCTCCACCGGCGTAGTGGATCGATGGACGGGGCTACATCGCTGTTCGAGAGGGAGTCGTCGCCGGCGTCGTCGGATCCCGCGAAGAAAGCGGTGGCGGCAGAAAAGCTCGCTGATCTGGCCCTGATCGACCCCAAAAGAGCGAAAAG GATCCTTGCAAATAGGCAATCCGCTGCCAGGTCAAAGGAGAGGAAGATTCGGTACACTAGCGAACTTGAGCGGAAGGTTCAGACACTTCAGACAGAGGCAACCACTCTCTCAGCACAGCTTACTCTTTTGCAG AGAGACACTACTGGTTTGACAGCAGAGAACAGAGAGCTCAAGTTGCGATTGCAGTCTATGGAGCAACAGGCTCATCTTCGTGATG CTCTGAATGAGGCTCTGAGGGAAGAAGTGCAGCGGCTTAAGATAGCAACTGGGCAACTTCCAAACATCAATGGAAATCGCTTCAATTGGGGACCTCAGCAGAGTGTGCCGCCCTATCACCAGAGTGGACATCAGGCTCAGCATCGTCCATCTCCATCTCAGAGTTCGCCAAATGGCCAGTCAATGAGTAGTTCATCTCTCAATGATCCAATGGACTTCATGTAA
- the LOC105052018 gene encoding serine decarboxylase 1, which yields MVGSVGQASMDLREKVEPLPEEFDPKEISGPADSAPNGILGSGDGKNREIVLGRNVHKMCFAINEPEADDEVTGEREAYMASVLARYRKSLVERTKHHLGYPYNLDFDYGALNQLQHFSINNLGDPFIESNYGVHSRQFEVGVLDWFARLWELERSEYWGYITNCGTEGNLHGLLVGREVFPDGMLYASRESHYSVFKAARMYRMECIKVDTLVSGEIDCKDFRNKLVQNKGKPAIVNVNIGTTVKGAVDDLDMVIQTLEESGFRDRFYIHCDGALFGLMMPFVKRAPKVTFKKPIGSVSVSGHKFVGCPMPCGVQITRLEHIKVLSSNVEYLASRDSTIMGSRNGHAPIFLWYTLNRKGYRGFQKEVQKCLRNAHYLKDRLKAAGVGAMLNELSSTVVFERPKDEEFVRRWQLACEGNIAHIVVMPNVTIEKLDTFLNELIQKRSSWYEGGKIPSPCLAADIGDENCLCSLHQK from the exons ATGGTGGGGAGCGTGGGGCAGGCATCCATGGATCTGAGGGAGAAGGTGGAGCCGCTGCCGGAGGAGTTCGATCCGAAGGAGATCTCGGGGCCCGCGGATTCTGCGCCGAATGGAATCTTGGGGAGCGGGGACGGGAAGAACCGGGAGATCGTGCTCGGGAGGAACgtgcacaaaatgtgcttcgccATTAACGAGCCGGAGGCGGACGACGAGGTCACCGGTGAGAGGGAGGCTTATATGGCCAGCGTCCTGGCGAGGTACAGGAAATCCCTCGTTGAGAGGACCAAGCACCATTTGG GCTACCCCTACAATTTGGACTTTGATTATGGTGCTCTGAACCAGCTGCAACATTTTTCCATCAACAATCTAGGTGATCCTTTCATTGAAAGCAACTATGGCGTACATTCCAGGCAGTTTGAAGTGGGAGTATTAGATTGGTTTGCTCGTCTGTGGGAGTTAGAAAGGAGTGAATACTGGGGTTACATCACAAATTGTGGTACTGAAGGGAATCTACATGGTCTTCTTGTCGG GAGGGAAGTTTTTCCGGATGGAATGTTGTATGCCTCAAGGGAGTCCCATTACTCGGTTTTTAAAGCAGCAAGGATGTATCGAATGGAATGCATAAAGGTTGACACTCTAGTCTCGGGTGAGATTGATTGCAAAGATTTCAGAAACAAACTAGTCCAAAACAAGGGAAAACCAGCCATTGTCAATGTCAACATTG GAACAACGGTGAAGGGAGCAGTCGATGATCTTGATATGGTTATACAAACTCTTGAAGAAAGTGGGTTTAGAGATAGATTCTATATTCACTGCGATGGTGCTCTCTTTGGGCTCATGATGCCGTTTGTTAAACGT GCACCTAAAGTAACATTCAAAAAGCCTATAGGAAGTGTGAGCGTGTCCGGTCACAAATTTGTTGGATGTCCTATGCCTTGCGGTGTTCAGATAACCAGACTGGAGCACATCAAAGTCCTTTCAAGTAATGTCGAGTATCTTGCTTCCAGGGATTCCACCATCATGGGCAGCCGTAATGGTCATGCCCCAATCTTCCTCTGGTATACCCTGAACAGAAAAGGTTATAGGGGATTTCAGAAAGAAGTCCAGAAGTGCTTGAGGAATGCTCACTATCTAAAAGATCGTCTTAAAGCAGCAGGAGTCGGTGCAATGCTTAACGAGCTCAGTAGCACTGTGGTATTTGAGAGGCCAAAAGATGAGGAGTTTGTCCGCCGCTGGCAACTTGCTTGTGAGGGAAATATTGCTCATATTGTGGTGATGCCCAACGTCACAATTGAGAAGCTCGACACTTTCTTGAACGAACTGATTCAGAAACGTTCTAGCTGGTACGAGGGTGGGAAGATTCCATCTCCCTGTCTTGCAGCAGATATAGGCGATGAGAACTGTCTCTGTTCTCTGCATCAGAAATGA